CGAACTGTGACAACGGCTGTGTTGCCACCCCGATTTCTGCGGCGCTCTTGGCTATCTCAACGTCCTTCAGGCCTTCCTTAAGGTGAAACACCACCTGCATTCCGGCGTGATGATCGACGCAGCTTCCAAAATCGGTGAAGTCGCGGGCGAGTTTATCCAAAAGGAATTTGCGCCGGTCCCCATAGGTTCGGCGCACCCGACGCAAATGACGATAAAACTCGCCAGATTTCATGAAGTCTGCCAACGCTTGTTGCGGCATGTAACTCGCTCGTTGGCCAAATCGTTTTAGTGTTGCTTGAAAACGGTCGATCAATGCTTCCGGGGCCACAACATACCCCAACCGTAATGAGTTTGAGAAGATCTTGGAGAAGCTGCCGATATAGATTGTGCGGTTCACATGGTCGAAGCCAGCCATGGCTGGGATCGGCCTGCCTGCATATCTGAATTCACTGTCGTAATCATCTTCGACGATCCAAGCGTCTTGGGACGTGGCCCACGCAAGGAATTCCAGTCTGCGATTGGGCGACATCGCACCGCCAAGAGGATATTGATGCGACGGTGTCAACACTGCAAGGCGTGCGGTCGAGGACGTACGCGGTACTTCGGCTCCATTGTCATCGACGTTAAGGTTGCTAACCGCTACGCCATGGGCCTCGGCAAACTGCCGCATCGGTTGATATCCGGGGTTCTCAAGGCCAATTGTGTCGCCGGTGCCTACCAATGTTCGCAAACAGATTTCGAGAGCGTCGGTTGATCCGGCAGTCACAAAAATCTGTTGAGGCGACGCGTCGATCCCTCGCCATTCAGACACATGTTCGGCAATCGCTTCTCGCAACTGAATATTGCCGAAATAGGAGTTGCTAATCAGCATGGCCTCGGGATTTGTTCGGCACACGCGAGCAACAGCTTTGGCCCATTGCCGATGGGGAAAAAGCCGCATGTCGGGCTGGCTGGCTTGGAAAGGGATGGGAAGGCGGGTTTGTTCATCGACGCGTTTTATGCGTTTTGAAGTAATCCGTTTTGCCAATTCAACTTCGCCCAGAGCACAGATCATATACCCAGATCCTTGTACCGAGCGCAGATACCCCTCTGCGACCAGTTGATCATAGGCAGTAATGATCGTGGAGCGTGAAACGCCAAGCTCGGTGGCAAACACACGGGTCGGCGGCAACTTCGTCCCTTCGGCCAGATCTCCGGAAATAACCCTCTCGCGAATAGAAGAGCAGATTTGTTCAAAGACAGGTGTCTTTGCAGATCGGTCGATTGAAAAGGCCAACCATGGGGTTTGCTTCATAGTGGTATGCTCATTTAGGTCTGTTTTGGATATTAATGAGTGTCCAAATCTATGGCAATCCGTTCCCAACTGGGCAAGCAAAAGGATGTTGCCATGACCAAGTTGGGCAATCGTCGATTTGAAGGACCGTGCAAGTGGACGAATACGCCTTCGCGGATAGGCACATTGGGGCTGCAATAAACTCGGAAATCTAGAGTTTTTGCGCGCTTGCTCGCCCTTTAGATTGTTCCTCGGGAGGACTACCAAACTCAGAAATCCCGCCTCCACAGTTTCCGAGACAGCAGAAACCCTCTGTAGGTGCATTCTGATGTTTTTGAAACTTGTTGCTATTCTCAGCTGGATTTTAACCAGCGTCATCAATTTGGTTTATGTGTGCGATTTCCCTAATGTCGGGTGAAGGTTGTTTTCCACTCAACACCTGAGCGACCGAGCACGAAACAGTTTTCCTGGACTAAAGCTTCGCTACCAATGTGCTCAATGAGTACCTTGCCGAACGGGGTAGGTTCATCGATCCAAATGCGCATGGTGACGCGGAAATCACAATTGTTTGCATGCGCTTGAGATATGTCGATCACACGAAGATCGCTAATCTTTCCGAGCTGGTATCCAGCTTCGGGAGTATCCTCATGAACGACATATTGACGGAACTGAGAACCTGAAGATATCTCAGCAGACCAGCCCATTCGCCAGAATCCATGTCGTTTCATAACCATACACAAGCCGCTGGTTTGACTGCATTTTGCTTCTTTCTGGGCAATGTCCGCATCATAGACGCGATTTTCTTCGGCCTGATCAGTGCGCATCGATGACAAGCCAGCGAGCATAAAGCGCTGTTGGACCTTCCAAGCAGTGTTGTTGCTCAATCGTTCAACTGAACCATCTTTGCCTAGCTCAAATTTTCTATCTAAGAAAGTGAAGGCCATTTTGTTGGGGACCTCATTCTCGACAAAATGAAGAACTTGTTGTTCGGCTGAAGTAGGTCCTTCTGCCCAAGAGCTTGTAGGGTGCATCTGAAATGCTGCAACGAGAAATGCAAATAGTCTAAACACAATCGCCTCCGGTTAAAAAAGTTAGTGTATTCAATGTAAACTTGATAACTGTGCGGTAATAGCAGGTCTACACCAAATAGTTCTGTGAGCGCCTATTTCGCGGATGATGGCACTTGCAGATCCCAACTTTGGGCACAAAAATACCCGTTTAGGGTTAAACCAAATCCGCATCGCAACAACCACTAACGCCTAGTGTAAACCGGGAGTTTGAGAAAAATATCAAGTCTTTCGGATAGCTTACACTCAAATCCAAGCGATCAAAGGCAATGAGTTTCGATTGGGTGATATTGTCGCGGATTCTGCACTCTAGCCTCGACCAAGTGAATGAAAACAAGCACTTAGACAGGATAGTGGCGGAGAGACAGGGATTCGAACCCTGGGTGGGCTTGCACCCACAACGGTTTTCGAGACCGCCCCGTTCGACCACTCCGGCACCTCTCCGCGGGGGTCTGTGGAGGGGGGGATAATTCGACCACGCGGCATGTGCAACCACTTTTTTTGCCTAATTTTGAAATGCTGGAAAAATCGTGATCCTCTACGGCTTGGCAAGGAATAAGGTGGGCGCTAGTCTTGGTGCGAAAACTTAGTTGGAAGACATAAATAAAGCCATGATAATTAACAGAATTATAAGTTTCGCGGCGGCTGTTCTTGTAACCGCGTCAAGCGCTTTTGCTAGTGACGAGGATCAAATCAGGACCTTTCTGAAGATCACCGGGTTTGATGTTGCGATTGAATCTATCCAGTTGGGTGCGATGGCGGGGCCGGGAATGACCGGGGAAGATCCCGAAGTCTTTGGCCGTCAATGGCAAGATCTGGCACGCGAGGTGTTCGAACCTGACGCGATGGTGGAAGATGCTGTCGACATGCTGGCCGCCGTGCTGCCGCAGGATGTGCTGGATCATGGCATGGCGTTTTACGAAAGCCCCCTTGGGCAACGGCTGGTCGAAGTCGAGAACGAAAGCCACATGGCAGATGACGAGGTGAAATACACCGAAGGCGCCGATATTGTTGCCCGACTTCTGGAAAGCGGGGATCTGCGTTTGCAAATCTACAAGGCAATGGGGGATGCGATCGGCTCGACCGATGTCGCGATCCGCTCGTTGATCGAAATCCAGGTCCGCTATCTGATGGCGGCTATGGCAGCCGGGGCCAGCGATCTTGAGTTGGACGAAGACGATTTGCGCGGCATCTTGCTAAGCCAGTCAGACCTTATGCGCGAGGGGATTGAAGAAAACTCTTTGGTGTCGAATGCCTATGCCTATCGCGCCGTGGACGAGGCTGATCTGATTGACTACCTCGCCGCGCTTCAGGATCCCCGGATGGGGCAGGTCTATGAAATTCTGAACGCTGTTCAGTTCGAGATTATGGCCAATCGATACGAGACGATGGCGAGCCGCCTTGACGAACTGTCGCCCGAGACGGAACTGTGACCTGCTGGATGACAGCCTTGAGGAGAGTGTTGGCAGTGCTTTCGATGTTGCTAGCCTGCAGCCTGAGCGCTGTTGCGGCCTCTGATCAATCCCAGCAGGACGGCGAGCAGAGCTTTGAAGAGCTTTGGACCCTTCTTGGTATGTCGCAAATGGTATCGATCCTTCATGACGAGGGCCTCTCGATGGCCTTGGCATCGGATCTGGACCTTCTGGGCCACGAAGGTGGACCGCGTTGGGAAGGTGCCGTTCAGGCCATTTACAACGAGAAGGTCCTTCAGGGTGAGCTGCACACTCTGTTTGAACAGCAATTGGCGCAGGCCCATCTCTCGGTGCTTTGCGAGTTCTATAAGACAGAGGACATGCAAAAGATCATCCAGAACGAGATTGCCGCTCGCCGCGCATTCCTTGACATGGAGTTCGAACAAACCGCGCGCGATCGTTGGCTTCAAGGGGACATCCCCGAGGTGTTGGACGAAACGATCCGTCAGTATGTCGACACAAACGACCTGATCGAACTGAACGTCATGGGGTCGCTGAATTCGAACTATGTTTTCCTGAATACGCTCAATCAAAGCCTGCCCGATATTGTAGATCAAATGAGCGAGCGGGATATTCTATCCCATGTCTGGTCGCAGGAAACGGACATTCGGACGGATACTACGGAATGGATCTTTGCCTATTTACACACCGCATATGCGCCAGTTGATCCCTATGATCTGGACCGCTATGTCGCGTTCTCTGCGACACCTGCGGGTCAGGCGCTTAACCAAGCCCTGTTCACGGCATTTGACGCCGTATACCTGCGGTTGTCCGGTGATCTTGGCCGCGTTGTGGGAACCCTGTCACGGGAAGAAGAGCTTTAATGCTTAGGTGTTCTTAGCATCCAAACTAGCCAACCCGTCCAACAGCTCTTTCAGGTGATCGGCATATGGCTCCCACTTGCCGACTGAACTTTTGTAAAGGGGTTGGCGCACCTGTGCGACCGACAGCGTTTTCACGTCCCGTTTGGTCTTGTGGAAGTTGAGGCAAGCGTCTTCCCACTCCAGCTCGCAGAACTCTAGAAGTTTGCGGATTTCGGTTTCCGGATTGTCGACTAGATCTTCATAAGAAATCTCATAAATCCGATCCGGGGCAAGCTCGCGCCAGAGGTCCAGGTATTCGGTGTACAGGCGATAGGTCTGAACTAGGGCAGCCTGTGAATAGCTGTAGCGGTGCAGCCCCGGTACAAAGCGGTTCTTGAAGATCGACCAAAGATTGTCGCGCGGATCACGTCGCAGCGCCACGATCTTGGCTTTGGGCATGGCCAGCCAGACCAAAGGCGCAATCTGATAGGTCGAGATTGTCTTGTCTGTGATCCGGTCAGCATCCGGCAGGCGCGTGTCGATGGCGGCCTGATACGCGCGGCCAAGGTCTTCGAATTGCGCATCGGTCATATCGCCAATATGCCCGCCAGCTTGGGCCACCTTTGCGACTTGCTCGAAACCCAGTGGGTGGAAAATTCCCAGTTCATCCCCGCCGGTGACCGTAGAGTGGCTGGCGAGGATCTGCTCGACCAGCGTGGTGCCCGAGCGCGGTAAGCCGGTGATGAAGACCGTGCTGTTCTGGTCGTAACCGCAGTCGCCGATGCGTGCGGGATCGAACCCCTTCAGGAACGCCTTGAAGCGGTCGAAATCGCCTTGTTCTTTGTTCATGTCATGAGGGTGAAGGCGGGCCATCACCTCGTTTGCGCGGGATAGATAGGTCCAGGCGGCCTCGGCATCTTTGTGATCCTCCATCACCTTTACCAAGCCATATCCCAGATCGATGCGGGCCTCGTCCGGCAGGTCAGGACGATCCCACAGGGCTTTCATTTCGTCGATCAGCGGATCATCCTGTGCCAGCTTTCGGCCCTGTGCGACCATGCGATACACCGAACCCGACCGGACACCCCGCGCGATGGCGTCGCGCAGAACCTTTTCGGCCGCCTCGAAGTCACCGGCCTGTTGCAGCAGATTTGCTGCCATGGTCACCACGCGAAGGTGGTTTGGGTCGGTTTTCAAAGCCTCTTCGATGGCGTTGCGCGAGGCCTCAAGGTTTCCAAGCAGCTTCTCTGCCATCGCCCGCAAGGCAAGCATTTCACCTGTGGGGGCGGTCTTTACAGCCAACGCGTCCAAATCCTCGAGCGTCCCGGCAGCATCTTCCAGTGTCAGACGGGCCTTGGCGCGGGTGAACAACCCGGCTGCATTTCCCGGAGCCTGTTTCAGCAGTGCGTCCAAACACTCGATCGCCTCGCGCGGGGCATTGATGTCGGAGTAGAGCATGCCAAGATTGCCAAGGACAATCGGGTTGTCGGGAATGATACGGCGCGCGTGCTCCAAGACCTTGCGGGCATCGGTGCGACGCGTTTGCTTCAGAAGGAACTGCCCATATTGCGCTAGCGCTTCGCCATAGTCGGGATCGGCGGAAAGCGCGGTTTTGAAGGCAGCCTCGGCCGCATCGACCTTGCCCAATGCCGCAAGTGCAACCCCAAGGACCATCGTCACGGCCTCGTTTGCGCCGCGGGCCAAAAGCGCATGGGCCTGAGCCGCGGCTTCTTTTGCGCGGCCCGCGTTCAGAAGGGCGGTCAGCGCGTCAATCTCGGACTTCGAGGCAGTCTTGCTAACACGTTTGGTGCTGGACCCAGTGCCCTTCAGAATGGCAGTCAGTCTTTTATGTTCGGTTGCTGGCAGTTTCGCGGATTTCAACTGCTTTGCGACCATCGAACGGGACGAGGCATCAAGGCTGAGCGCAAGATTGACGTAAGCCCGCCATACCGTGATCTCGGCAGGTGCTAAACGCGCGGCTTGGCCGTAAGCTTTCAATGCCGCGTCTGTCCGGCCTAGCTGTTGATGAATCTGAGCGATCTGAAACGGCACCTCGGCCCGGTTGGGGGCGATGGTTTGAAGTTGCGCCAAGACCTTTAGCGCTTCATCTGGCTTGCCTGACCGTGCAAGATTGCCTGCTTTTTGAAACAGGGCAGGGATCTGATTTGAGTTCAAAGGAAGCATGTCGGACCCGTTTAAGCTGGAAAGGCATTTACCTATTGGCTAATATTACCAGAGCAGAGCTTCAAGGCCCAGCCGGCGCCCTTGAGAATAAGCGCGTTGCGCCTGTGTAAAAGTCTTGACTTTAGCCCAAATCCACCCGATAAGCCGCCATTCCTGCCGGGGTTTTCCTGTGCAGGGACTAAAAACTATGTCCAAAACGCAAGTGGCGGATGCGCAGTTCGAGGCAATGGAAGGGATTGGCCCTTCGTCAAACACCGGCATATGTCGGGGCCACAGGACGCGGATTATGAAGGAAGATCATATGTTTGCGGTTATGAAAACCGGCGGCAAGCAGTATAAGGTCCAAGCTGGCGACGTTCTGCGCGTTGAAAAGCTGGCGGCCGATGCTGGCGAAACAGTCCAGTTCAACGAGATTCTGATGGTCGGCGCGACTGTTGGTGCCCCCACCGTAGAAGGTGCTGGCGTCCAGGCAGAAGTCATCGACCAGATCAAAGGCGAAAAAGTCATTCACTTCGTGAAGCGTCGCCGTAAGCACAGCTCGAAGCGCACCAAGGGCCACCGTCAGCAACTGACGCTGCTCCGCGTGACCGACATCCTGGAAAAGGGTGCCGACAAGTCGGGCGTAAAAGCTGCCATCGGTGCAGGTTCGGTATCGGGTGCTGCTGTTGCAGCGGCTGCTCCGGCCAAAGCGCCTGCAAAGAAAGCAGCTCCGAAGAAAGCCGCCAAGGCAGAAGCACCCGCTGGTGCTGACGATCTGAAGAAGCTGTCGGGCGTTGGCCCTGCGCTTGAGAAGAAACTGCTGGAAGCTGGCGTCACCACCTTCGCTCAGATCGCCGCTTGGGGCGAAGCTGATATTACCGAGTTCGACGAGAAACTGTCGTTCAAAGGTCGTATCGAGCGTGAAGGCTGGGTAGAGCAGGCCAAAGAATTGGCCAAAGGCTAACGAGAGCTAAGGAGAGATAGCATGGCACATAAAAAAGCAGGCGGTTCATCCCGTAACGGCCGCGACTCAGCCGGTCGTCGCCTTGGTGTAAAGAAATACGGTGGTCAGGTTGTGATCCCGGGCAACATCATCGTGCGTCAGCGCGGTACCAAGATGTGGCCGGGTGATAACGTGGGCATGGGCAAAGATCACACCATCTTTGCAACCAGCGAAGGCACCGTTAAATTCCACAAAGGCCTGAAAGGCCGCACCTTTATTTCGGTTCTCCCAGTGGCGGAGGCCGCTGAGTAAGCCGAACCTAACAAGGTTGTGAAAAACCAGGGGCCGGCTGTGATAGCCGGCCCCTTTTCTTTTTGTTTGTAGTACTTATCTGCCTGTTCATCCAACGTTCACACGAACGCCCTAAAAGTGCCGAAAACACAGGTTATGTGATGGCCTTTAGGGGACTACGGGCGGTGCATTCTGCGCTTTTCAGAGGAGGGAAAGCCGTGAAGCATGTAGATATTAGAACCCAGCCGATCATTCAGGCGGAGCGTTTTGTTCTGCGCCCTGTTCGGCCTTCGGATCTTGGGGCATTGGTTCTGTCGGTGTCGGATAAACGGGTGGCGCAGGCCACGCGCTCGATTCCGCATCCCTTGCCGCCGGGCGTAACCGAGGCGTTCATTGAGCGCGCCATGGCCGAGGATCGGCATGAAGATGTCTGGGTTATGGACAGCCTGCGCGACGATCAGGACGAAGTTTTTGGTGTAATCACTCTGGATTCTCTGGATCGCGGACAAAGCCAGCTTGGGTATTGGGTCGCGCCTGGTTTTTGGAATGCGGGTTTTGCCTCGGAAGCGGTCTGTGCACTGATCGACGCGAACCCTCAGAACAACAGCACCATCTTTGCGGAAGTCTTTCAAGACAACCCGGCCTCGGCCCGTGTTCTGACCCATGCGGGGTTCGAGTATATTGGGGATGCTGAAAGCCATTCAGTCGCGCGCGGGGCAAATGTCCCCACGTGGACGTACATTAAGAAGATGTCTTAACCAATTGTCATGGAAGACGATATTCAGATCAAGACGGAGCGTTTTACGCTTCGTCCCCTGACGCCCGGCGATGGTGATCAGGTGGTCGAGCTGCTTGATGATATCGAAGTGGCGCGCTGGCTGACCGTTGTGCCGCATCCCTATACGCGTCGCGATTTCGATGGATTTCTGGACTATCTCACCACGACCAATCCGTTTGGTGGGTTGGCGGTTGATAACGGGAATGAGGTTCTGGGAGTCGTAGGCATCGATCCGACACTGGGGTTTTGGCTGGGGCGCAAGCATCATGGCCGTGGCGTCATGCGCGAGGCTGCGAGCGCCTTAATTTCGCATGTTTTCGAAACCACGGATCTTGACCAGATCGGGTCAGGTCATTTCCCCGAGAACCATGCCTCGCGCGCGGTTCTGACGGGATTGGGGTTTCGTGATACCGGGAAGACCGAAAACGCCCATTGTGTCTCGCGGGATTGCGATGAAATACTGATCAAACTCAGCCTGTCGCGTGCCGATTGGGAGGCCCGCCAGCGATGACCTGCCTCATCACAGAACGCCTGACGATGCGGCGCTGTCAGCCGTCTGATTTCGAGGCAATGCAAGACCTTGTCTCGGATATCGATGTCGTGCGCATGACATCGTCCTGGCCATATCCGGCTGATCCGGAACTGACGCGTTCTCGATGCCAGCCCTTCGATCCAAAGCAGGGAATGGTTGGCGTGGTGTTGCACGAAGGTATGCTAGTCGGGTCGATGGGTCTTGCGCAAAAACCTGATGAAGATCCGCAGCTTGGCTACATGTTTGCCCGTGCACATTGGGGCAGGGGCTATGCGACCGAGATGGGCCGCGCCCTGATCAACCATTGCTGGGCCCAGTATGACTGGTCGTTGATCCGCGCTGACGCGTTTGCAGACAATCCGGCCTCGGCCCATGTGCTTGAAAAGTTGGGCTTTGAAGAGCTTGGCAGCAGCACAGGCCACAGTGTTGCGCGCGGTGAAAGCCATCCCTTGCGCAATTTCCAGCTTTTGCGACCACAAAGCTGATCCAATTGCCCCTGCCGCTGGCTCTGGACTTGAGCCTTGGCGCATTTCCCTCTATCGCCTGTGACATAACAGAAAGGCGCGTGTCATGAAATTTCTCGATCTTGCAAAGGTCTATATCCGGTCTGGTTCGGGCGGGTCTGGCTGCGTGTCTTTCCGGCGCGAGAAGTACATCGAATACGGTGGCCCGGACGGTGGTGACGGCGGGCGCGGTGGTGACGTGGTTGTCGAGGTGGTCGACGGGCTGAACACCCTGATCGACTTCCGTTATCAACAACACTTCTTTGCAGGCAATGGCATCCCTGGCATGGGCAAGCAGCGCACCGGTGCGGATGGCGATGATATCGTGCTCCGCGTGCCTGTAGGTACGGAAATTCTGGACGAAGACGAAGAGACCGTCATCGCCGACATGACCGAAGTCGGTCAGCGCGTGGTGATCGCCAAGGGCGGTAATGGCGGCTTTGGCAACCTTCATTTCACAAGCTCGACCAACCGTGCACCGCGTCGTGCCAATCCCGGCCTTGCGGGCGTCGAGCGCACGATCTGGCTACGCCTGAAGCTGATCGCGGATGTGGGACTTCTGGGTTTGCCAAATGCAGGGAAGTCGACCTTCCTTGCTGCGACCTCGAACGCGCGGCCAAAGATCGCGGACTATCCGTTTACCACGCTGCACCCCAATCTGGGCGTTGTCGGCGTGGATGGTGCGGAATTTGTCGTGGCAGACATTCCCGGTCTGATCGAAGGCGCCTCGGAAGGTCGCGGGCTGGGAGATTTGTTCCTTGGTCACGTCGAACGTTGCGCTGTGCTTCTGCATTTGGTGGATGGCACGGCTGAGGATGTCGTCGCCGACTGGCAGACCATCATCACCGAGATTGAAAACTATGGTGATATTCTGGGTGACAAGCCCCGTGTGACGGTTCTGAACAAGATCGACGCGCTGGATGACGAGGAACGGGCCGAGAAGCTGGCCGCCCTTGAAGAGGCTGTCAGCGGTCCGGTCATGCAGATGTCAGGCGTTGCCCAACAGGGCACGACAGATGTTCTGCGCGCGTTGCGTAAGGAGATCTCGGAAGATCGCATTCGGCAGAAGCCGCAAGAGGAAGAAGAGACGTGGCATCCCTGAGCACGGCAAAACGTGTCGTCGTCAAAATCGGCTCGGCGCTATTGGTGGACGCAAATAACGGTGCGCTGAAAGCGGACTGGTTGGGGTCACTTTGTGCGGATGTGGCAGCATTGAAGGCGCGCGGTGCGGATGTTGTACTGGTCTCGTCCGGCTCTATCGCCTTGGGACGTGGTGTATTGGGTCTTCCTGTCGGCGCTCTGTCGCTGGAACAATCTCAGGCCGCCGCCGCCGTTGGTCAAATCCGGCTGGCCCGTGCCTATGAAGAGGCTTTGGCCCCTTTGGGCGCCAAAACTGCACAGATTCTGGTCACGCTGGAAGACAGCGCGGACCGCCGCCGGTATCTGAATTCGCGTGCAACGATGGAGACGCTTCTGTCACTGGGCGTGGTGCCCATTGTGAATGAAAACGATACCGTTGCCACCGATGAAATCCGCTTTGGTGACAATGATCGGCTGGCCGCTCAGGTAGCTGTGACCATTGGTGCGGATCACTTGGTTCTGCTCTCGGATGTGGATGGGTTCTATTCGGGTAATCCCAAGGACGATCCTACCGCGACACGCTATGACGTCATCGACCAGATCACGCCCGAGATCGAGGCGATGGCGGGCGATGCCGGCACTGGCCTGTCCAAAGGCGGGATGAAAACCAAGGTCATGGCCGCGAAAACCGCAACCGGGGCAGGGTGCGACATGACGATCACCGAAGGGTCGCGGATGAACCCGCTTACCTCTTTGATCGACGGCGCGGCGGCGACGCTGTTCACCGCGCGCACCACACCGAAAGCTGCGCGAAAGCACTGGATTGCGTCGATGAAGCCTCAGGGTGTTTTGGTGCTGGACGACGGCGCAGTTAAAGCGCTCCGTTCAGGCAATTCGCTGCTGGCGGCAGGTGTGACGGATGTGATCGGCACGTTCATGCGGGGCGATCCCGTTGATATTCAGGGCACAGATGGCACCCATCTGGGCGCGGGTCTGGCGGGCTATACGGCGGATGAAGCGCGCGCGATCAAGGGTCAGAGGTCGGATCAGATCGAACGCATTTTGGGTCACCCAGGTCGTGCAGCCCTGATCCATCGGGACGATATGTCCCTTTAAAGACAATAAGATACAAGATTACCTTTACGGAGAAAGCAAGATGAGCGACGACATCAAAACCATGATGACCGGCATTGGCACCCGCGCCCGCGTGGCCGCACGTGACCTTGCTTTCGCGCCAGCCGATGCCAAAGAGAAAGCCTTGATGGCGGCGGCGGATGCCTGTTGGGAGCGTCGGGACCAAATCATCTCTGCCAACGAGAAAGATATGGAGTTCGGTCGCAACAAAGGCCTGTCTGACGCAATGATGGACCGCTTGATGCTGGACGAAGATCGCATCAAGGGCATGTGCGACGGATTGCGTGCGGTTGCCGCGCAGGATGATCCGGTGGGCGAGGTGATGGAAGAATGGGACCGTCCCTCGGGCCTGAACATTCGTCGCGTGCGTACACCCTTGGGTGTGATCGGCGTGATCTATGAAAGCCGCCCCAATGTGACGGCGGATGCGGGCGCATTGTGCCTGAAGGCCGGAAACGCGGTAATTTTGCGTGGAGGCTCCGAGAGCTTTCATTCAGCCGGTTTGATCCACGAATGTCTGCAAGACGGTCTGCGTGCTGCTGGTCTTCCGGTGGATGCCATCCAGCTTATTCCGACCCGTGATCGTGCTGCGGTCAGCGAGATGCTGACAATGACTGACCATGTGGACGTGATCGTTCCGCGCGGAGGCAAGGGCCTTGTAGGGTTGGTCCAGCGCGAGGCACGCGTGCCGGTGTTCGCGCATCTGGAAGGCATCGTGCATATCTATATCGACAAAGACGCGGATGCCGAGAAGACCCGGAACGTGGTGATGAATGCCAAGACCCGTCGCACCGGCATTTGTGGCTCGGCAGAGTGCCTGCTGATCCATCGCGATGCGCAGGAGCTGGGACAAGCCGTGATCGACGATCTGATGGCGGCTGGGGTCGAGGTGCGGGTGGGCGAAGGTCTGACCGGCAGTGTCCCTGCAACGGACGATGATTGGGGCACCGAATATCTGGACAGCATCATTGCTGCCAAGCTTGTGGATGATGTGGATGGCGCGATTGATCACATCAACCGCTATTCGTCGTCTCATACAGATGCGATCATGACGGAAAACGATGCGACGGCGGATCATTTCTTTACCCGTATCGATAGCGCGATCCTGATGCGCAATGCGTCGACTCAGTTTGCAGACGGGGGCGAATTTGGCATGGGTGCCGAGATCGGGATTGCCACTGGCAAAATGCACGCGCGTGGCCCGGTTGGGTCCAAGCAATTGACGTCGTTCAAGTATCTTGTCGTCGGAGATGGCACCACGCGCTCTTGATCGAACCCGGAAAGTGAAAGCCGCCCCGATAGGGCGGCTTTTTTCTTAGAAGGTCAGACTGATGGTTTGATCCGAGATCTGAACAGTGGCTGATCGGCCCTGTCTTTGAAGCTCTGGCCGGATCAAGGCAAAATGAACCCGCGCAGGCGGGACATCAATGTCAGGGTTGACCGTCGACAGCAGGGCCCAGAGATCTGGATC
The Aliiroseovarius pelagivivens DNA segment above includes these coding regions:
- the pdxR gene encoding MocR-like pyridoxine biosynthesis transcription factor PdxR; the encoded protein is MKQTPWLAFSIDRSAKTPVFEQICSSIRERVISGDLAEGTKLPPTRVFATELGVSRSTIITAYDQLVAEGYLRSVQGSGYMICALGEVELAKRITSKRIKRVDEQTRLPIPFQASQPDMRLFPHRQWAKAVARVCRTNPEAMLISNSYFGNIQLREAIAEHVSEWRGIDASPQQIFVTAGSTDALEICLRTLVGTGDTIGLENPGYQPMRQFAEAHGVAVSNLNVDDNGAEVPRTSSTARLAVLTPSHQYPLGGAMSPNRRLEFLAWATSQDAWIVEDDYDSEFRYAGRPIPAMAGFDHVNRTIYIGSFSKIFSNSLRLGYVVAPEALIDRFQATLKRFGQRASYMPQQALADFMKSGEFYRHLRRVRRTYGDRRKFLLDKLARDFTDFGSCVDHHAGMQVVFHLKEGLKDVEIAKSAAEIGVATQPLSQFATGKTGHNGLILGFCGISEEEMNPALNALKDCFKRHLDRR
- a CDS encoding DUF2059 domain-containing protein; amino-acid sequence: MIINRIISFAAAVLVTASSAFASDEDQIRTFLKITGFDVAIESIQLGAMAGPGMTGEDPEVFGRQWQDLAREVFEPDAMVEDAVDMLAAVLPQDVLDHGMAFYESPLGQRLVEVENESHMADDEVKYTEGADIVARLLESGDLRLQIYKAMGDAIGSTDVAIRSLIEIQVRYLMAAMAAGASDLELDEDDLRGILLSQSDLMREGIEENSLVSNAYAYRAVDEADLIDYLAALQDPRMGQVYEILNAVQFEIMANRYETMASRLDELSPETEL
- a CDS encoding 50S ribosomal protein L21 is translated as MFAVMKTGGKQYKVQAGDVLRVEKLAADAGETVQFNEILMVGATVGAPTVEGAGVQAEVIDQIKGEKVIHFVKRRRKHSSKRTKGHRQQLTLLRVTDILEKGADKSGVKAAIGAGSVSGAAVAAAAPAKAPAKKAAPKKAAKAEAPAGADDLKKLSGVGPALEKKLLEAGVTTFAQIAAWGEADITEFDEKLSFKGRIEREGWVEQAKELAKG
- the rpmA gene encoding 50S ribosomal protein L27 translates to MAHKKAGGSSRNGRDSAGRRLGVKKYGGQVVIPGNIIVRQRGTKMWPGDNVGMGKDHTIFATSEGTVKFHKGLKGRTFISVLPVAEAAE
- a CDS encoding tetratricopeptide repeat-containing sulfotransferase family protein — its product is MLPLNSNQIPALFQKAGNLARSGKPDEALKVLAQLQTIAPNRAEVPFQIAQIHQQLGRTDAALKAYGQAARLAPAEITVWRAYVNLALSLDASSRSMVAKQLKSAKLPATEHKRLTAILKGTGSSTKRVSKTASKSEIDALTALLNAGRAKEAAAQAHALLARGANEAVTMVLGVALAALGKVDAAEAAFKTALSADPDYGEALAQYGQFLLKQTRRTDARKVLEHARRIIPDNPIVLGNLGMLYSDINAPREAIECLDALLKQAPGNAAGLFTRAKARLTLEDAAGTLEDLDALAVKTAPTGEMLALRAMAEKLLGNLEASRNAIEEALKTDPNHLRVVTMAANLLQQAGDFEAAEKVLRDAIARGVRSGSVYRMVAQGRKLAQDDPLIDEMKALWDRPDLPDEARIDLGYGLVKVMEDHKDAEAAWTYLSRANEVMARLHPHDMNKEQGDFDRFKAFLKGFDPARIGDCGYDQNSTVFITGLPRSGTTLVEQILASHSTVTGGDELGIFHPLGFEQVAKVAQAGGHIGDMTDAQFEDLGRAYQAAIDTRLPDADRITDKTISTYQIAPLVWLAMPKAKIVALRRDPRDNLWSIFKNRFVPGLHRYSYSQAALVQTYRLYTEYLDLWRELAPDRIYEISYEDLVDNPETEIRKLLEFCELEWEDACLNFHKTKRDVKTLSVAQVRQPLYKSSVGKWEPYADHLKELLDGLASLDAKNT
- a CDS encoding DUF2059 domain-containing protein, coding for MVSILHDEGLSMALASDLDLLGHEGGPRWEGAVQAIYNEKVLQGELHTLFEQQLAQAHLSVLCEFYKTEDMQKIIQNEIAARRAFLDMEFEQTARDRWLQGDIPEVLDETIRQYVDTNDLIELNVMGSLNSNYVFLNTLNQSLPDIVDQMSERDILSHVWSQETDIRTDTTEWIFAYLHTAYAPVDPYDLDRYVAFSATPAGQALNQALFTAFDAVYLRLSGDLGRVVGTLSREEEL